In the genome of Acidimicrobiales bacterium, the window GGCGACAGCCCTCATCGCTCGACCTCCCCGCATCACCTGGTCCCGCCGCAAAGGTCGCCCGCCGCGGGCCTGCGGCCGGGCGGCAGGTCGGGGCGCAGTATCCCCGGCGCCTCCTGTCGGGCGTCCGTGGCTACTGCCGCTTGCGTCCGGTGTGGCCGGGCCGTTCGCGCGTACGGTGCTGCGTTCGTTGCCCAGCGGTTCGCACCCGGCGGTTGCCCGCCGCCCCTTCGCCGCCGCCAGCCCGCCGGGTGCCTGCCGTCTGCCCGCCGGTGGCGCCCTCGGGCGCCCGCTGGCCCCGCGTCCGCCGCGGGGGTGGCCTTGCCGCCGGGGCACCACCGCCCCGGTCGCTTGGCCGCTGCTGGTCGCCGACTCCGTGATCGGGCCGCCTGGCCTCTCCTCGGGTCGGTCGCGCGGGGTACTTCTCGCCCCCCCCGCGGGGGTCAACCTCCGAATTCGGCTCGGTGGCCACGCCGGTCGCCCGAACGGGTGGGCTATGTGCGGTCGCTCAGGACGTCACGGCGGCCAGTAGCCGGAATTCCGGCACGGCCCTGATCGCGGCAATCAGCTCCTCCCTGGTGTGCGTGGCCAGCCAGTCGCGCACGTCCCCCTTGTCGGGCAGCCCCGGCAGCTCGACGACGCGCACCGACTCGGCGCGGGCGACCAGCAGCGAGCCGGCCGCCCGCTCGGCGTGGGCGCGGCCCGGCGAGTCGTTGTCGGGCAGGATCACCACCCGCCGGCCGCGCAGGCTGCGGGCGTAGTCGTCGAGCCAGTTGCCGGCGCCCATCGCCGCCGTCGTCGCCAGCAGCCCGACCGCCTCCAGGGCGTGGACGTCGCGCTCGCCCTCGACCAGCAGCACCGGCCAGGCCGGGCGGGCGAGCAGCTCGGGCAGCCGGTAGAGCACCCGCCGGACCTCGCCCAGGCCGGTGGCCCAGCCGCCCCGGCCGTCGGGCCGCCGCTGAAAAAAACCCTTGGGGTCGGTGCGGCAGACCTGGTAGAGCAGCTCGCCGGCCTCGTCGAGGTAGTCGTAGGTCTCGACCACCCGGCGGGCGGGCCGGTCGGCCGTGCGGCCCGCCGTGCGGTAGGGGCCGGTGTTGCGCAGCTCGGGCGGGAACAGGTCACTCATGGTCAGCCCCGCCGCCGAAAGGATCGCCGGCAGCGTACACCCCGCCGCCCGGCTGAAGCACCGCATCAGCAACGCCCCGTTGTCGCCGAGCCAGATCTGCAGGCTGGGCGTCCGGTCGTCGTGCGCCGGGCACCTGGCCCGCCAGGTGCTCGCCCGGCGGCAGGTGCTCACCGCGGAAAAGCGACTCAGCACCGACGCGGGCCACATGCGCCTCCTCCTCGATGACCTGCCAGCCGGCCGCCCCCTGCGGGCGCCGCCACCACGCCCCGGCCGGCACCACCGGCGGGCCGTCGGCGGGCCGCAGGTAGCGGTGGCCGGTGCGCCACAGGAACTCCGTGCCGCCGGCGGCCGGCTCGGGCGGCGGCTCGGCCGCCGGCGGCTCCGGCCCGTCCCCCGGCGACGGCAGGGCTTTCCGCAGGTCGTCCCGCCGCCAGCGGCGGACCACCTCCAGCAGCTGGGGCGGCAGCCGGGACGTCCAGCCCCGCAGCACCCCGCCGCCGCCGGGGCCGGGGCAGACCTCGACGCCGAAGTCGCGGCACACCTCGACGATCTGTTCGACGCTGAGCCGGTCCACGGTCACGCCTCCCTGGCCTTGGAGATCACCGCCGACGCCTGCCGCTTGTTCAGCCCGCGGGCGGCCTCGGGCCTCCAGCCCAGCCGCCGCACCAGATACCACACCTGCTTGTCGGTCGGCGGGTCGCCGCGCGGGGCGTCGGCCGCCTGGGTAAAGGCGGCCCCGCCGCCGGCGAACGGCGACACCTGGCGGGCGTGGAACTCGGCCCGCGCCTTGACCGCCTCGCGCCGCTTCAGCTCGCGCCACATCTGCAGCACG includes:
- a CDS encoding toprim domain-containing protein: MSDLFPPELRNTGPYRTAGRTADRPARRVVETYDYLDEAGELLYQVCRTDPKGFFQRRPDGRGGWATGLGEVRRVLYRLPELLARPAWPVLLVEGERDVHALEAVGLLATTAAMGAGNWLDDYARSLRGRRVVILPDNDSPGRAHAERAAGSLLVARAESVRVVELPGLPDKGDVRDWLATHTREELIAAIRAVPEFRLLAAVTS